From Clavelina lepadiformis chromosome 9, kaClaLepa1.1, whole genome shotgun sequence, the proteins below share one genomic window:
- the LOC143470376 gene encoding uncharacterized protein LOC143470376: MFSKLNFLKPLENVIDSHFSLNTLPQLSVMSTSVPLNMSDIATDTNLVTSVTLTPSSSASSVSESVKADSFMNGIGPSRTSRVKFGTDFPTSSRNPDFNFFQSTLDYPPRVGIKVSLPPFWSDAPRVWFQSADGVFRQNGIISEYEKYDLVLCALDSRHMTRVEHIICHKPQDKPYTALKEALLKEFELDESQRLNQLLYNVQLGDLKPTELLFQMKKLLGNFSDDNPVVTSLLKKLFLDKLPLHCRQILAGSLESDLDVLAWRADEIMSHSDQTHPTEVSVQNVNSNLSSMNAVLTKRVDMLETELARLRMQRHVSNNKPDTNQRSFARPSWSSRSPQRHRFYSNQFRPNFSPNSRGAEYSGRAFNNERPRFFPGSIDSAQRTRRNFNPPNRKLNAPNLCFYHSRYGRNAFKCQSPCGWRRDSLAKNA; this comes from the coding sequence ATGTTTTCTAAATTGAATTTTCTGAAGCCATTGGAAAACGTTATTGATAGTCATTTTTCCCTTAACACATTACCGCAATTGAGCGTTATGTCAACAAGTGTTCCACTAAACATGAGCGATATTGCCACTGATACTAACCTAGTAACCTCAGTAACTTTAACCCCTTCCTCGAGCGCATCGTCAGTCTCGGAAAGTGTTAAAGCTGACTCTTTTATGAATGGCATTGGACCGTCTCGAACGTCTCGAGTAAAATTTGGCACTGATTTCCCTACTAGCAGTCGAAATCCTGATTTCAATTTCTTCCAATCGACTCTAGATTATCCTCCTCGCGTTGGAATTAAAGTTTCTTTACCGCCATTTTGGTCAGACGCCCCGCGCGTATGGTTTCAATCAGCAGATGGAGTCTTTAGACAGAACGGAATAATTTCTGAGTATGAAAAATATGATCTTGTGCTTTGTGCGCTAGATTCAAGACATATGACTCGTGTTGAACATATTATCTGTCATAAACCACAAGATAAGCCATATACTGCGTTGAAGGAAGCGTTACTAAAGGAATTCGAACTTGATGAATCTCAGAGGTTAAATCAGTTATTGTATAATGTCCAATTGGGTGACTTAAAACCTACcgaacttttatttcaaatgaaaaagttacttggaaacttttctgatgataatCCAGTTGTTAcgtctttgttgaaaaagttatttcttgACAAATTGCCATTACATTGCCGTCAAATTCTTGCTGGCTCTTTAGAGTCTGATTTAGATGTCCTTGCTTGGCGCGCGGACGAAATTATGTCGCATTCTGATCAAACTCACCCAACAGAAGTCAGCGTCCAAAATGTCAATTCAAATCTTTCTTCCATGAATGCAGTTCTTACCAAACGTGTGGACATGTTAGAAACCGAACTCGCAAGGCTGCGAATGCAACGTCATGTTAGCAATAATAAGCCTGATACAAACCAACGCTCGTTCGCCCGACCCAGCTGGTCGAGTCGATCACCCCAGCGTCACCGCTTTTACAGCAATCAATTTCGGCCGAATTTTTCTCCTAATAGCCGAGGTGCTGAATATTCAGGCAGAGCTTTTAACAATGAAAGACCACGCTTCTTTCCTGGTTCCATAGATTCGGCTCAAAGAACTAGGCGCAATTTTAATCCGCCTAACCGCAAATTAAATGCTCCCAATTTATGCTTTTATCATAGCAGATATGGCCGAAATGCTTTCAAATGTCAATCACCTTGTGGTTGGAGGCGTGATTCATTGGCAAAAAACGCCTAG
- the LOC143470375 gene encoding alpha-(1,6)-fucosyltransferase-like has protein sequence MMKTIPKLLLVVSLCVNIMFIYNYVKQYNRPTSVRRILVFPTSTNNSETRPVKATFSERQNKDQFTFQGARSLIVGAYSEALQVKEFARKYFSKDLDLTTKSALEEDYSRNYLPFKDLTRKIEALVDAIYSQSQDNLTILGNLVQKRIQKLQNPSDCKTAKKLICKFPRCGLGCQFHHIGKCLLVALGTNRVMLVDNKNVHCKGIEKVFLPLSKTCSSEDMSMKVVEWLGESQLKYEDIAVVSLDAGSAEYETYFKAFTIPRSLQERIEVLHDDPNLWWIGQIMRYLFRPSRWITDKVQQIRKKINLVHPYVSIHVRRTDKHFLEAKRVGIDKYMEHVIDWFDNRLRSAGSSSTRNIYVASDDLAHVIPDARRKYPNYKFLYQPNDKKSLKDMRQGFFGRDTEEELVSLVCDLVILSQSDYFVGTYSSNVGRLVTELMHSASDATFRSRSVDQGMYYHQGFPIIYRAIESHLGGNGELSFSAGEKIFLQPLLAGSLQYKGFGTKVTGQYGSFPMHKVEQLLTTVPYVAITDI, from the exons ATGATGAAAACAATCCCGAAGTTGTTGTTGGTGGTTTCATTGTGTGTGAATATCATGTTCATATACAACTACgttaaacaatacaataggcctacatcaGTAAGAAGAATTTTAGTCTTTCCAACTTCTACAAATAACTCAGAAACGAG GCCCGTTAAGGCAACATTCAGTGAACGACAAAATAAAG ATCAATTCACCTTTCAAGGGGCAAGAAGTTTAATTGTGGGAGCTTATTCGGAAGCATTGCAAGTGAAAGAGTTTGCGAGGAAATATTTTAGCAAAGATTTGGACTTGACAACAAAATCTGCCCTCGAAGAAGATTATTCTAGAAACTACCTTCCATTCAA AGATCTCACGCGAAAAATCGAAGCTCTTGTTGATGCCATTTATAGCCAATCTCAGGATAACCTGACGATTCTTGGAAATCTAGTTCAAAAAAGGATTCAAAAATTGCAG AATCCAAGCGATTGTAAAACGGCTAAAAAGTTGATTTGCAAGTTTCCTCGTTGCGGGTTGGGATGTCAGTTCCACCACATCGGCAAATGCTTGTTAGTTGCGTTGGGTACCAATCGTGTAATGCTGGTGGATAATAAGAATGTGCACTGCAAGGGAATTGAGAAAGTTTTTCTTCCTCTAAGTAAAACTTGTTCCAGTGAAGATATGTCAATGAAGGTTGTGGAATGGTTAGGAG AATCACAGCTGAAATATGAAGACATTGCAGTAGTTAGTTTAGACGCGGGATCAGCTGAATATGAAACTTATTTCAAAGCATTTACCATTCCCAGATCTTTGCAAG aaaGAATCGAAGTTCTCCACGACGACCCAAATCTATGGTGGATCGGACAAATCATGCGCTATCTGTTTAGACCCAGTCGTTGGATTACGGACAAAGTTCAACAAATTAGAAAAAAGATTAATCTCGTCCATCCTTATGTTAG TATCCATGTTCGGagaacagacaaacattttttggaagCCAAAAGAGTGGGGATTGACAAATATATG GAGCACGTTATCGATTGGTTTGACAACCGTTTGAGAAGTGCAGGTAGCAGTTCAACCAGAAACATTTACGTTGCAAGCGACGATCTGGCGCATGTGATACCTGATGCCCGTCGCAA ATACCCAAACTACAAATTTCTGTATCAACCAAACGATAAGAAATCTCTAAAAGATATGAGACAAGGCTTTTTCGGACGGGACACGGAGGAAGAACTCGTTTCATTAGTTTGTGATTTAGTTATTTTATCGCAAAGCGACTATTTCGTCGGAACATACAGTTCTAAT GTCGGCCGTCTTGTAACGGAACTCATGCACTCTGCCAGCGATGCTACTTTCAGGTCACGGTCTGTTGATCAGGGAATGTATTACCACCAGGGATTCCCCATAATCTACCGTGCAATTGAAAGTCACCTCGGCGGCAACGGGGAACTTTCCTTTTCCGCCGGAGAGAAGATTTTTCTCCAGCCACTATTAGCCGGGTCGCTACAGTACAAAGGATTTGGGACAAAAGTAACTGGACAATACGGCAGCTTTCCTATGCATAAAGTTGAACAGCTTTTAACTACAGTACCGTATGTTGCTATTACTGACATATAG